The nucleotide window AGAAGGGCAAGGCGGACCCGTTCGCGCTGGTCTTCTTCGTCCGCATGGACAACCCCGGCGTACGGCTGATCTGCCGCACCCCCTACGAACGGCGGGCCGAGAGCCCCTTCGACTTCCCGCTGAGCAGCAGGTTCGACGAGAACGACAGCGTGCTGCTGCTCGACGAGGCCCTGATCCCCTGGGAGGACGTCCTCGTCCACCGCGACACCGAGCGCGCCACCGGCTTCTACGCCGGCTCCGGCTTCCCCAACCTCTACAACTTCCAGTCCGGCATCCGCCTGGGCGTGAAGCTGGAGCTGATGGCCGGGCTGCTCTCCCGCGCCACCAGGGCCAACGGCACCGACGCGTTCCGCGGCGTCCAGGCCGGCCTCGGTGAACTCCTCACCCTGCGCCATCTGGTCGGAGCGCTCACCTCCGCCATGGCCCACGATCCCGAACCGGGCCCCGGCGGCACGGTCCTGCCACGCCTGGAGCACGCCTCGGCGATGCGGATGGCCAACGCCCACATCTGGAACCGGGTGCACGAACTCTTCGAGACCCTGCTCGGCGGCGCCCCCTTGGTCGTGCCCTCCAGCGTCCGGGATCTCGCCAACCCCGAGCTGCGGCCGCTCATCGACCGCTACTACCGGGGCGCCGACACCTCGGCGCTGGAGCGGATCAAGCTCTTCAAGCTGGTCTGGGACGCCATCGGCACCGAGTTCGGCGCCCGCCACGAACTCTACGAGCGCAACTACTCCGGCAACGGCGAGCAGATCCGGTTGGACGCCCTGCGCTGGGCCACCCGCCGCGGCGGCCTCGCCGACCACGAGGCGCTGGTCCAGGAGTGCCTGGACGACTACGACACCGACGGCTGGCGCCGGGGCCCCTGGCTCGGCCCCGACCAGGCCTGAGACAGGACTGCCACCGCACTGAGAAAGGAGCGAACCATGTGCGGCATCACCGGCTGGGTCGACTTCTCCCGCGACCTCACCGCCGAGTCCACCACCCTCGACGCCATGGTGCGAACCCTGGTCCGCCGCGGCCCCGACGCCGGCGGCAGCTGGCTCGACACCCACGCCGCCCTCGGCCACCGGCGCCTCGCGGTCATCGACCTCGAGGGCGGCGCCCAGCCCATGGCCACCCCGGAACGCGGCCCGCGCGGCGACCTGCCCCGCGCCGTGATCTCCTACGGCGGCGAGATCTACAACTACCGCGAACTGCGCGCCGAACTCGCCCTGCACGGACACCGGTTCACCACCACGAGCGACACCGAGGTCGCACTGCGCGCCTACCTTCAGTGGGGCGCCGACTTCGTCCACCGCCTCAACGGCATGTACTCCATCGCCGTCTGGGACACCGCCCGCGAGGAACTCCTCCTCGTCCGCGACCGCCTCGGCGTCAAACCCCTCTACTACCACCCGACCCCGCACGGCGTGCTCTTCGGCTCCGAACCCAAGGCCATCCTGGCCAACCCGCTGGTGACACCGAGCGCCTCCGCCGAGGAACTCTGCGACGCGCTGCTCTTCCTGCGCACCCCCGGCCGGGTCCCGTTCAAAGGCATGCGGGAGCTGAAGCCCGGCCATCTGCTGCGTGTCGGCCGCGACGGCCTGCGCGAGCAGCGGTACTGGGCACTGGAGGCACGCCCGCACACCGACGACCTGCCCACCACCATCGCCACCGTCCGCGACCTGCTGGACGACATCGTGCCGCGCCAGATGGTCGCCGACGTCCCCCTCGTCGCACTGCTCTCCGGCGGCCTGGACTCCAGCACCGTGACCGCCCTGGCCCAGCGCGTCCGCGCCGCCGAGGGCGGCCGGATCTCCACCTTCGCCGTCGACTTCGCCGGCCACAGCGAGAACTTCCGCGGCGACGCCATCCGCCCCACCCCCGACGGCCCCTACGCCCGCGCGGTCGCCGAACACGTCGGCAGCGCACACCACACGATCACCCTGGACCGGTCCCGCCTCCTCGACCCGGCCGTACGCCGGACCGTCCTCGCGGCCTGGGACCTGCCGTTCAACTTCGCCGACCTCGACGTCTCCCTGCACCAGCTCTTCGCGGCAGTCCGCGAACACGCCCCCGTGGCCCTCTCCGGCGAGGGCGCCGACGAAGTCTTCGGCGGCTACCTCTGGTTCTCCGACCCCGCCGCCCGCGCGGCCGAGACCTTCCCCTGGCTGGAACTCGGCGCGCACCGGGGCCTGGACCCCCGCGCACTGTTCCGCCCCGGCTTCGTCGAGGGCATCGACCTCGCGACCTACCAGGCCGACCTCTACCGCACCGCCCTGGCCGAGGTGCCCCGGCTCGACGGCGAGAACCCCGAGGAACGCCGTACGCGCGAACTCGGCCACCTCACCCTCACCCGCTGGCTGCCCATCCTGCTCGACAAGAAGGACCGCATGGGCATGGCGAACGGACTGGAGGGCCGGGTGCCGTTCTGCGACCACCGTCTCGTGGAGTACCTCTTCAACGTCCCCTGGGCGATGAAGACCTGCACCGGCCAGGAGAAGGGCCTGCTCCGCGAGGCGGCCGCCGACCTGCTGCCGCGGTCCGTCCTCCGCCGGACCAAGGCCGCGTACCCCTCCATCCAGGACCCCGCCTACGACCGCGCCCTCATCACCGGCCTGACCGGCGCGGCCACCGACGCGGAGGGCCCGCTCGCCGCCCACCTGGACCCGGCCGCCGTACGCCGGCTGACCGACCGGACGACGACCGCCACCCTCTCCGAGTTCGAACGCATCCTCCTGGAGTCCACGGTCCGTCTCGCCGACTGGCTGACCACCTACGGGGTGGACCTGGACCTCGACCCCGACCGTCTCACCCTGCAGGGAGCGAACTGATGCCACCGCGGACCACCACATCGACGTCGACGATCCCGGCGATCGAGATCCGGGAGACCGGCGGCCCCGATGTCCTCCTCCCCGTCGACCGGCCCGCACCGGGCGAGCCCGGCGAGGGCCACATCCTGGTCGAACTCGCCGCCGCCGGCGTGAACTTCATCGACATCTACCGCCGCGAGGGCCGCTATCCGCTGCCCCTGCCCGCCGTACCGGGCGAGGAGGGCTCCGGCACCGTACTGGCCGTCGGTCCCGGCGTCACCCGCTTCTCGGTCGGCGACCGCGTCGCCTGGACCACCGTCCTCGGCAGCTACGCCGGCCAGCTCCTCGTCCCCGAGGAGAAGGCCGTCGTCGTCCCCGACGGCATCGACCTGCACACCGCGGCCGCCGCACTCGTCCAGGGCATGACGGCCCACTACCTGGCCAACGACTCCTACCGCGCCCGCCCGGGCGAGACGGTCCTGCTGCACGCGGCGGCGGGCGGAGTGGGCCTGCTCCTCACCCAGCTGCTCAAGCGGCGCGGGGTACGCGTGATCGGCACGGTCTCCAGCGGCGAGAAGGAGAAACTGGCGGCGGCCAACGGCGTGGACGAGGTCATCCGCTACGACCACTGCGAGGACCTCGCCGCCGATGTGAAACGCCTGACCGACGGCGAGGGCGTGCACGCCGTCTACGACGGAGTGGGCGCCGCCACCTTCGACGCGAGCCTGGACAGCCTGCGCCGCCGGGGCACCCTCGTCGTCTTCGGCGGCGCGAGCGGCCCCGTACCCCCCGTCGACGTGATGCGGCTGCTCTGGGGCGGCTCACTGACCCTGACACGCCCCTACCTGGAGCACTTCAGGGCCACCGTGGAGGAGTTCACCTGGCGGGCCGGAGAGGTCTTCGAAGGCATCGCCGACGGCACTCTGCGCATCACGATCGGCGGCACGTACCCGCTGGCCCGCGCCCGCGAGGCACACGCCGACCTGGCCGCCCGCCGCACGACGGGCAAGCTGCTGCTCGTCCCCTAGCCACGTCCCTCTTCAGGACATGCCTCTTCAAGAAGTGCCTCTTCAGGAAGGCGAACCGCCCATGGGCGCGATAGTCGGCGCGGGACTGCTCTCCCACGCCCCCGTCATCATGTTCCCCGAAGCGCAGCGCGTCGAGGTCAACGGCGGCCACGACTTCACCCTGGCCACCGGCCTCATACGACTCCGCAGTGAGGTGATCGACACCACCGGCCACGACGCCGTACTGGTGCTCGACACCCACTGGGCCACCACGACCGAGACGGTCGTCACCGCCCACCGGCACCGGTCGGGGCGCTTCACCTCCGACGAGATGCCCAGCGAGGTGAGCCAGGTCCCGTACGCCATCCCGGGAGATCCGGAACTGGCCCACGCGGTGGCCGCGGCAGCCGAGAAGAACTCCCTCTTCCTCACGGCCAACGACGACCCCCACCTCCCTCTCCACTACGCCACCCTCAACCTCTGGAGCTACCTCGGCCGCCCCGACGTGCCATGGCTGTCGATGTCGGTCTGCCAGACCGCGACCGCCGAGGACCATCTGCGCCTGGGCGAGGCCGTCGTGGACGCGGTGGCCGGAGTGGCCCGGCGGGTACTGGTACTGGCCTCCGGCGGCCTCTCGCACCGCTTCTGGCCCCTGTCCGAACTCCGTGACCGGATGGCCGGCGACCCGGCCAACATCATCAGCCCGGCGGCCCGCGCCGCCGACGAACAACGCATCGCCTGGTTGGAGACCGGCCGCCACGACCAGGTCATCACCACCATGCCGGAGTACCGCCGACACGCCCCCGAAGGCGACTTCGGCCACTACCTGACCCTGGCCGGCGCCCTCGGCGGCCTCCGCTGCATCGCACCCGGCCGCCGCTACGGCGAGTACGAGAACGCGATCGGCACCGGCCAGGTACACCTCTGGTTCGACCGCCCCGCCGGAGGCTGGACGGACTGACCCACGCCCCACCCATCGACCCATGACAAGGAGACCCGGTGGCGATCGATCCGCAGCAACTCCGCACCTGCCTCGGCTACTTCGCCACCGGCGTCACCGTCGTCAGCTGCACGGCGGCCGACACCTGCCACGGCGCGACGGTGAACGCCTTCACCGCCGTCTCCCTGGACCCACCACTGGTCCTGATCTCCCTGGCCCGCACCTCGAAGGCGGCCCGCTTGCTGCCCGGCCGGCCGTTCACGGTCAACATCCTGTCCGAGGACCAGCACGACCTGGCCCTGCACTTCGCGGGCAGCCCCCAGGCCTCGGGCCCCGCCCCTTCCTGGCTCCCCGCACCGGCGCCCCTGGCCCCCGCCCTCAGCGGTTCCCTGGCCACGTTCGCCTGCTCACCCTGGGCCACCTACGACGGCGGCGACCACGTCCTCTTCCTGGGCCACGTCGAGCACATGACCCACCACCCCGAAAACGTCCCCCTGCTCTACTACCGCAGCTCATTCCACTCCGCGCCGGCGCCCCACGCCCGAACCGGACACCATGTCCGGAGTGGCCGGCCGGGCGCGAACCCAACCGAGCAGCACCACCGAACACAGGGCGGCCAACGCACACCACGTCGACACGAACTCCAGCCGCCACAGCACCCAGCAGGCCAACGCACCGACGGCGAGCAGGATCCCCAGCGCCGACAGCCTCCGGTCGCCGGACAGCAGTAGAGAGCCCAGGGTCGCCAGCAGATAGCCCGCCACGAGCAGCGGAGCGTGGGACAGCTCGAACGCGTACCCGACCGTACGGCCGCGGAGCTCGGCGGTCACCGTACCGGTCGCCAGGTCGTACGCGAGCACCGCGGCTGTCCCGCTCCCGACCACGACAAGGAACCCCAGCCGACGCCGGGCATACGCCGGGGCGGCACACCACACCCCGGCCGGCACCCACACCGCCAGCAGGGGCAGCGCGATGACGGCCCAGACGACGGTGGCGGGGCCGACACCACCGCCCGAGTCCCAGACCATCGACTCGACGATCTGATGCGCCCCGAGCC belongs to Streptomyces graminofaciens and includes:
- a CDS encoding 4-hydroxyphenylacetate 3-hydroxylase family protein, which produces MTTTEPRQRTTTRTATTDTLMTGAEYLDSLRDGRAVFVDGERVKDVTAHPAFRNSARSIARLYDGLHDPATADVLTGVDPATGIRTHRFFKPSRSSADLVGAGEAIATWARTSYGFLGRTPEYKAAFMAGLGVNADYYGPFAGNATAWYRRFASKALHLNHVIINPPIDRKRAIHDMGDVFVHAVRETDAGVVVSGAKMLATGSALTNAGFVAPVGSAQLEKGKADPFALVFFVRMDNPGVRLICRTPYERRAESPFDFPLSSRFDENDSVLLLDEALIPWEDVLVHRDTERATGFYAGSGFPNLYNFQSGIRLGVKLELMAGLLSRATRANGTDAFRGVQAGLGELLTLRHLVGALTSAMAHDPEPGPGGTVLPRLEHASAMRMANAHIWNRVHELFETLLGGAPLVVPSSVRDLANPELRPLIDRYYRGADTSALERIKLFKLVWDAIGTEFGARHELYERNYSGNGEQIRLDALRWATRRGGLADHEALVQECLDDYDTDGWRRGPWLGPDQA
- the asnB gene encoding asparagine synthase (glutamine-hydrolyzing), producing the protein MCGITGWVDFSRDLTAESTTLDAMVRTLVRRGPDAGGSWLDTHAALGHRRLAVIDLEGGAQPMATPERGPRGDLPRAVISYGGEIYNYRELRAELALHGHRFTTTSDTEVALRAYLQWGADFVHRLNGMYSIAVWDTAREELLLVRDRLGVKPLYYHPTPHGVLFGSEPKAILANPLVTPSASAEELCDALLFLRTPGRVPFKGMRELKPGHLLRVGRDGLREQRYWALEARPHTDDLPTTIATVRDLLDDIVPRQMVADVPLVALLSGGLDSSTVTALAQRVRAAEGGRISTFAVDFAGHSENFRGDAIRPTPDGPYARAVAEHVGSAHHTITLDRSRLLDPAVRRTVLAAWDLPFNFADLDVSLHQLFAAVREHAPVALSGEGADEVFGGYLWFSDPAARAAETFPWLELGAHRGLDPRALFRPGFVEGIDLATYQADLYRTALAEVPRLDGENPEERRTRELGHLTLTRWLPILLDKKDRMGMANGLEGRVPFCDHRLVEYLFNVPWAMKTCTGQEKGLLREAAADLLPRSVLRRTKAAYPSIQDPAYDRALITGLTGAATDAEGPLAAHLDPAAVRRLTDRTTTATLSEFERILLESTVRLADWLTTYGVDLDLDPDRLTLQGAN
- a CDS encoding quinone oxidoreductase family protein, whose product is MPPRTTTSTSTIPAIEIRETGGPDVLLPVDRPAPGEPGEGHILVELAAAGVNFIDIYRREGRYPLPLPAVPGEEGSGTVLAVGPGVTRFSVGDRVAWTTVLGSYAGQLLVPEEKAVVVPDGIDLHTAAAALVQGMTAHYLANDSYRARPGETVLLHAAAGGVGLLLTQLLKRRGVRVIGTVSSGEKEKLAAANGVDEVIRYDHCEDLAADVKRLTDGEGVHAVYDGVGAATFDASLDSLRRRGTLVVFGGASGPVPPVDVMRLLWGGSLTLTRPYLEHFRATVEEFTWRAGEVFEGIADGTLRITIGGTYPLARAREAHADLAARRTTGKLLLVP
- a CDS encoding catechol 1,2-dioxygenase, coding for MGAIVGAGLLSHAPVIMFPEAQRVEVNGGHDFTLATGLIRLRSEVIDTTGHDAVLVLDTHWATTTETVVTAHRHRSGRFTSDEMPSEVSQVPYAIPGDPELAHAVAAAAEKNSLFLTANDDPHLPLHYATLNLWSYLGRPDVPWLSMSVCQTATAEDHLRLGEAVVDAVAGVARRVLVLASGGLSHRFWPLSELRDRMAGDPANIISPAARAADEQRIAWLETGRHDQVITTMPEYRRHAPEGDFGHYLTLAGALGGLRCIAPGRRYGEYENAIGTGQVHLWFDRPAGGWTD
- a CDS encoding DUF6629 family protein is translated as MCWSGTADLVAGAGVGVIGVVCVAGVRDRRDLPLAALPLGLGAHQIVESMVWDSGGGVGPATVVWAVIALPLLAVWVPAGVWCAAPAYARRRLGFLVVVGSGTAAVLAYDLATGTVTAELRGRTVGYAFELSHAPLLVAGYLLATLGSLLLSGDRRLSALGILLAVGALACWVLWRLEFVSTWCALAALCSVVLLGWVRARPATPDMVSGSGVGRRRGVE